TTTTTTTAATATTTCACGCTCCAGTCTCAGCCGTTTATTCTCTTTGCGCAACTGTTTTAATTCGTCCTTTATGGATACTGCGCTGTTATGGGGCGCCCCATCCTGTCCACCGCTCTGGATGTTTCTTTTCCACCGGCCAAGCACATTGGCGTGAACCCCAAGGTTTCGACCTGCCTCAGCAAGGGTAT
This genomic window from Candidatus Desulfarcum epimagneticum contains:
- a CDS encoding transposase, which gives rise to MKAKKRRSYTKEFKEEAVKLVTEQGYTLAEAGRNLGVHANVLGRWKRNIQSGGQDGAPHNSAVSIKDELKQLRKENKRLRLEREILKKAAAFFAKELG